The DNA region AGATTGTCGTCGCTGTTGGCACAGCTATGGTGCTGATGCCGCTGGGGCCGCTAGGGCCTACACCAGGATATCGCAGCCCGGCATATCTCGCCACAGCAGCATCGCTCATGTTGGAGATGACGAGCGTTCCATCTCCAATGAGGTGGAGATTGCCCTGCGTCCTGGTCCAGTTGTTGTTTTTGCGTCCAGCAGCTTCGCgagccagctcctcctcgatctCGCCAACGCAACTGCTGCTCAGCTCGTGGATAACGGCCATTTTGTAATTGGCGATGAGTGTCATTGGATTCTTGAGCTGGGGCTGGCAGGCGGGGTCAAAGGTCTGCCAGCagggagcaggagggaggTATCCGAGTGCCAGTTCGGGGTCGTACATTGGCGAGCATCTCTTGGTGAGATGCGAGCTGGCAGCCGCCGTGGCTGTGGCGGCCAAGGAGAGGAAAGTGATGAGTTGCATGGTGAAGATGTTTGAAGTTGCGTGGCTGGTTCGGTTGACacggccgatgatggacgcTCCCAAGGTGGTCTTTATATCATGATTTCAAAGAGACAATCTAAAAAAAGAAGGATGCATTCCAATGGCTTGGCTGGCTCATTCCCCGCATGGAGAAACACGAGCTCTACGCTGAACGGGGCGCCGGGTAAATCGGCCCATCTTTTCGAGCGAGGGATTCAGGCATACACGATGTTCAGAACGCAGTCAGATGCTGTCGGAGATGGTTCTTGCCCGCCAATGTCACGTCAAATGTCAAAAACACCGACGGGAAGAGTGACGAACGGCTGTCCTCCTCCGATGCCTCTTCTAGTATTGCTCGGCATGCTTGTAGTGTCGTAGCGAATCCTCCATGCAACCGTTTCACGTCTAAATACGAACTAAAAACGCATGTATGGCTCTTGTTCGCTGCTGCCTACGTAAAAGGACTTTGACAAGTATTATTATGCTATTACATCTATCACCTAATGATATCATACTTTCAGGCAACCCATTTCTTGCCCATACCCTTCTTGCTCCACTGGTGGCTGCCGCCGGTGCCggttctcttcttctcctcaaacaACTTCTTGCTCAGTTGCTTGTATACAAACGTGCCTTGCGAGTTGTAGCGGATGCTGTGGTCAGAGTCGGTGAACCAGGTCACCTCGAGCTTCTCTGGGCTGACGCGGTCTCCCATCAGCAGATCAGCGAGGGCGGCAGCGTTCTGAAAGTGAACATTGTCATCGCCGGTTCCGTGCTGAATCAGGAAGCCACCGGCAATCTTCTTGAAGCCGTCCGTGTTGTGCACCGCCGACTTGTTGTATCCAGCAGCGTTGAGCGCGGGTGTCTTCATGTATCTCTCGGTGTACATGGTGTCGTAGAAGCGCCAGTCCGAGACGGGAGCGGTGGCGATACCCAGAGAGATGATGGGATCGCCAATTTCGACCACCTTGGCCGTGAGATACCCGCCATACGACCAGCCCCAGATACCAATCTTGGAGGCATCGACCCACGGATTCTTGGCCAGCCACTTGGCGGCCCAGATCTGGTCCTGGGCCTCAAGATCACCCAGGTTGGAGGCGACCGCGGAACGGAAAGCGCGGCCCTTGAGACCGGTGCCACGGTTGTCCACAGTAAAAGTGATGTACTCGAGCTCGGGATCGGAAGCAATATAGGCGTTCCAGCCAAAAGATTGCATTCCCTTGTTGACCTGCTGAGCACCGGGGCCGCCATAGGGAGTCAACAAGACGGGGTACTTCTTGTCGGGAGAAAAGTTGGCGGGGAGACGGAGCATGGCGTTGAGCTTGAAGCCAGAAGGGTGGTCAAGTTCGTGATACGTAATGTTGGGAAGTTTGTActccttgaggttgttgaggagacggtcgttgttgttgatgacgcGGAGGGGGGTCTTGGAATCGATCTTGTAAAGCTCTTGATAGGGGACGTTGGGGCCGGCATATCTCAGGATGTAATAGCCACCGCCGGTGGAAAAGGAAGCGGACCAGACGGCAGAAACCTTGTCGTCAACCAATggagtcttcttcttggtgatgtAGGAAACCGAGTAAATGTGACGCTCGGTGCTGTGGCGCTCTGTGGACGTGTAGTAAATCAGTCCTCTGGAGGTGTCGATCTTGTTGATACCGGTAACCTCCCAGCTGCCCGATGTAAGAGCAATCTTGTCCTTGCCGTCCACCGAGAAGAGGTAGATGTGGTTCCACCCCGACTCGTCCGACAAGTCAAGGTAGTACTCCTTTTCGTCGtctttgcccttgcccttgccttTGCCCTTTGCCTTGCCCTTTCCTTTGCCCTTTTGCTCCGTGATGGAGCCGATGAAGCTGATGGCCGCGTTGTTGTCAAGCCAGCCGTCGGATCCATCACGCtggcgggtgagggtggaggtcttggtggtggtgtcaaCAACCACGAGCTTTTCGTGGTCCTGAACACGGTTGAAAGCGCGGTAGATGACCTTGTCATGCTCCTCGGTCAACCAAGCAACCTCGCCAATGATCAAGTCATCGGCTGCCCACGCAGTAACAGGAATCTCGGTcgtcttcttgtccttgacgctcaagaggtggaaggccacggtggggttggtggtgccgaCCTTGGGATACCTCAGCTCCAGCTCACGGGGATAGGCCGGGGCGACCTTCTGGTTGTCCATAAAGTAGGGAATCGTGAAGGTCTCGACTCCGGTTTCGTTGAAGCTCAGGTAAGCAATGTACTCGCCGTCGGGAGAGTACCAGAGCGCATGGTCGGTGCCAAAGATTTCCTCCTCGTAGACCCAGTCGGGAACAGCGTTGAAAAGATCAGGGCcgccgttggtggtgatctggCTGATGGTGCCATTGTcccagaggaagaggttgttgcccTGGACAAAGGCAATCTGGGAGGACGACGCAGGGTTCCAGGTAGCATACTGGATATCACCCTTGGAACCAGGCACGAGCTGCTGGGTCTGCCCGGTGGTCACATCCTGGACCAGGTAGTTGGCAAAGTAGGAGTGACGATACTGCTTAGTATAGTCGACAGCCCACAAGACCTTGGTCTGGTCGTGGGAGATGGAGTAGTCCCAATAGTCGGCGGGGATCTTGCTGGAGGCGAGGAATGTGGTCTTGTTGCCGCTGGCGACGTTTTCAAAGACAAGCGATCCGTCGGAGGCGAGGGTGATGAAGTCGCCGTCGTTGTCGGTCTGGGCCCAGGTGATTCCGGTGGTGGACACAGAGAGAGCGCCGGGGCTGCCCGTGGTGACATTGTACGTGAGCAGCTTGGAGCCGCCTCCGACAGGCTGGTGGGGGGGGCGAGGTGGGTCGATGGCTGAGACGGCGCCCAAcagggcggcggcagcgccgACGAGAGCTGCGACGCGCTGCATGGTGTTGacgtgggaggaggggaaacTGGGAGCGCCTGCCGAGAGCAAGAGAGACGAAAGCGGCAGCATCTCTTGGTTTTAAGGTTCGGATCGACAATCTCCTGCCCGGAAGGGAAAGCCGGGTCTAGCATCCGAGGACGGCAGGTATGTTCTTCAACGTCCCATTCAGATGACATAATCAAGGCTCGATCCAGAAGGTGGTTTATAAGTGGGCGCGCCAAGCAATGGGAAGCATAATTTGTCAATTAATTAATCTCTGAGCCAGCCCTTGGGACCGCCCCAGGTGCCTTTAACCATATATTTGTAGTAAACCCAAGGAAAAAAGTCCTTCTTCAAGTGATAAAATGCCCGTCTCGGCACCGCCTGGTCAATCCTCAGCGCCTTTCCAAACGTCTCCTTGGGTACGCCGCCGTACTTGAACTCGGCCAGCAGCACCTTGCCGTACTCTGTCAACAACGGGCACGATGTGTAGCCGTCATACTCCTCGTCCGCCTCCTTGCCCCTCATTGACCTCAGCACATTCTTGACCAGAACCGGCGCTTGCGCCGTGATGGCTGCGGCCGTCTTGGACGTGGGCAAACTGGAAGCATCTCCGGCACTCCACACATTCTTCCACTTTTTGTGCCGGAGCGTCTCTTCGTCGACATCGACAAACCcagcctcgttggcaagagGACTGGATTTGACAAAGGCGTGAGCGCCCATCTTGGGAGTGACGTGCATCAGGTCAAACTTGCGGGTGAGCTTCTGGTTCTCGCCATGGCTAAACACGGCATCGTTGCCGTTAATTTCGACCAGATCATGCGCAAACAGTCCCTCTACTCCTCTTTCCTTCCGCAGCTTTTCCAGCACGGCAGAGTACTTGGGAACGCCAAACATGACGGGAAGGCCGGTCGCGAATGTGATGTGGATGGGCGATGACGAGGGGTTTGCTGGGTCGTAAAGACCGGATTTCTTCCAGTGATCAAGGGCAAGCCACATGATCTTTTGAGGAGCGCCGGCGCACTTGACAACACCCATCGGCTGGGTGAAAATGGCCTGGCCGCCCTTGAGAGCCTTGATGGTGCGATCCGCCTTGTCGCACGTGTCGTAGCCGTAGATGGAGGAGACGCCCGAAtctgggttggagagggcaTCCTGAAGCCCCTTGATGCTGTTGAAGTCGACCTTGATTCCGGGCACCACGACGAGGTGCTCATAGGTGAGCTTGTCACCGTTATCGAGAGTGACAGTGTTGGAATCTGGCGAGAAGGATGCCAGCTCAGTGTTGTAGAATCGCAGCTTGGGATCGATCAAACTCTTGAGTGGTTTCCTGAGCTGCTCCTTATTCTTGAGACCGCCGCCCACCAGGGTCCATCCGGGCTGGTAGTGATGCCATTCTGCCGGGTCGACAATCGCAATGTCGTCTTGGGAGAATTTCCCCTTGCGCAGGAGCTGGTGGCTGATGGTCAGACCAGCTGAACCACCgccgacaacgacgacctTGTGatttctggtggtggggttgacaTTGGCGACACTCGCAAAAGTGCGCACGGCAGCCGGGGCCAGTTGCGTGATGACTGAGCGGCGGGCAGCACAGGCTGCTGTGGTGACTAATAGTTGACTGCTGGACATgttgggatggtgatgacggGATGTCTGTCAAACGGAGGTCTGAGATCTCAGATCCAGGAacaggagaggtgggtgctGAATGAGATGGAGGACAAAGAGCTGAAATGGTGTGCTCGAGCGTGAGCGAATTACCCAGGGGAGACGGCCAAATGTGGGCCAAGTCGCCGAGTCCCGGAGCTGTGAAACTTTTCTTGTCGCCGGTCGAGTTGACTGCACTTGTGATGACTCGGCCACCGGGTGAGCAagtttctcttcctcccatgGTACTCGGTCGGCGAAAACAGACATTCCACACATCCGATGAAATTTTCTCCCGGGCCGAGCCACCTGGTTAGTCACAGCGTTGCAATAATCGCCGTCTCTACGGCTGTCGGTGGCAGTCGGCGGTGTCGGAACTCGGCGGATGATGGGAATCGTGGTGCTGAAAAACGGTTTCTAAGGAGAAAAAGCTGAACATGGCGAGATCAATCAGTGAGTGAAGTggcttctctttttttccttaTATCAACAAGCTGgcgtcgacgacgatgattTCCTGATGTCGCCGTTGACGATGGCCGATAGACAGCGACGCCGGCAGCACGGACCACCAGTTGCCGGGCCGCTGTAAGTCACCCGGAGGTGGTGTGCCACGATGGACTGACGGCAATATCACGGGCCAGGGTTCCCAGCTTAGCCCCCATGTTTCTTGCCTCCCGGTAATGCCCAGTAGGCCGGCGTCTGCAACATCCCTGCAACACTTGTCATACACAAAGCTTAAACAGACCGACTCCCATCCCAACTGATCAGCGTGTTGTCCTTGCCCTCACCCACGTTCACCGAGACCACCATGAACACCCTTCAGGTACAGCAATGCGTTGAAAACGCCATCAGATGCCAGGCGACCACCCGCCtgctcctcacccccctggTCATTTCTTCGCTTCGACTTCCACGCACCCAATTTTTCTACCACTCTCAACATCGGTCTTTCCACCGAGCGGCGGCAGGGAGACCCTGTTGTCGACAATCTCAAAATCCACCTCGACTGTCTCAATGTCTACTACGCAAGACCTACTCTTCAGCTACTTCCCCTGCTCCGTCAGAACCTACCATTCATCCAGTCTTTGAACAGAGAACTGGCACTTTTCAATATCTAGTCGTCGATTCAGTGACCAAGGACGCAGTCATTATCGACCCTGTTTTGGACTACGACAAGTGCAGCACCACCATTACCACTACCGCGGCTGACGGCCTCCTGTCTTTGGTCCGTGAAAAGGGATACAGGATCGTGCGCATTCTAGAGACCCACGCCCATGCCGATCACTTGACTGCTTCCTTTTATCTCCAACGGCAGCTTGTCAAGCAGCAGGACCTGAAACCCCCCGTGGGCATCGGCAAGCGGATTGGACAGGTACAGACCTTGTTTGGGCAGAGATATGGGATCGACGCCAAAGAGTATGAAGGTGTTTTCGACAAACTGttcgaggacgatgaagagTTTTCTATTGGAACGTTAAAGGCAAAGGCCCTGCATCTTCCCGGCCACACCCCAGATCATTTGGGATACAAGATCGGAGGTTtgtctccttttcctttccacGTAAAGAACCCTGCTAACTTGGATGCCCAGACAATATCTTTTGCGGAGACTCCATCTTCCACACTGACATTGGCACGGCAAGGTGTGATTTTCCCGGCGGATCGGCCCACGCCTTGTATCAGTCAGCCCGCAAGATCCTGTCTATGCCTGATAATGTCAAGATCTGGACCGGGCATGACTATCCACCCGATGGTTTGAGAGAGCCTGTGCCATTTGTCACCGTTGGCGAGCACCGCCTGAAGAACAAGCACCTGAGAGATGGCGTTACTGAAGAGGAATTTGTCAAGATGAGAAAGGAAAGAGACGAGCATCTGGCTGCCCCAAAACTGCTGCATGAGAGTCTACAGGTGAATGTGAGAGCTGGAAGATTGCCAAGTCAAAACGACTCCGGCATGAGGTTATTAAAGGTGCCTGTCAAAGTCAAGGGAGCAGGAGCATGGcaataaataaataaaaattACAAGAGCATAACCAGGCTAACAATTATGTAACTCATACTACTACGGTCCCTTCACAGCCGTGATTGTCGCTATCGGCAAGACCTCACCGTGGAGGCAGGAGAAGGTGGCGGCGTACGTGACTGCGCCAGTGAGGTTTTTGGCTCTTCTCCATGCTTGTCCATGTCTGTCTCTATCGAGAAGCTTTGTTTTCTGTTCCCGGGCATAGATCATTCAGAAGATGGCATGCTGTCCCAGTCActggttgaagatggagggaATATACGATTCGTAGCTTGGCTAATGGACAATTCTTTTATGGGCAATATCCTATCTAAATGTGGTGTAAAACTACCTGCAATGATGCATATTGAGTGCGCTGTGTCCTTATGACTTTTTATAAGCCGCTGATTGGAATGTTGACATGAGGGCAGGTACCATCCACCTCAAGCCTACGCTGAATTCTAAATCCCTGGAGACGTAGAGATCTAAATCTGGTCCTGAAAACTATCAGCCGCCGGTTGCTCGGTAGCCTTCATTGCTGCATCATGAGCATCCACGTTCCACTCTTTCGGGATCTTCCAAAATTGAACAGCCATGTTCCTCTCCTTGGCTTTCTCAATCTCACCCAACAATGCCTCCCATAAATCCCTGTTCGCGacgtcctccccctcgctcGTTTTCCATTGCTTTTCGATCCAAGTTTCGGCCCATGTGGTAGAGCCCTCAACCACATACTTGGAATTGATAACGATGACAAGTGTGCGGAAACCTTCTTCGTTGGGTCCGAATTCAAAACGCAGGGTGGCAAGGGCAGCGCGAAGCTCCGCCCGGTTGCTGGTCTGGGAGCCATCGTCGCCAAAAGGCCTCTTCCTTTCCAGGCGAGCAGAGACGATTTTTGGGTAATCGGGCGCGCGGGCGCGCGGGCATGTACAAGGGCCCAGCCTGCCTTTGGGTCCGGTGTGCGACGGTCGGGACATGTGCCAGCGATGAAGATCAGGGCGGTGAAGGCATCAGTCCGGTGAACGTATCTGCGAGATTGCATTTTAACCAGCATAATATCACCCTGTTCAGGGGGAAACTTACTTGAGGAGACCATTTTTCGGCCGAAAAACCTTAAATAAGTCGGTAGGGGTTGCTGAAGCAGACGGGTGGGTAAACTCGGTAGGGAAGACAAGACCGGCGCCTTTTCTCCACTCCAATTCACTGAATCTGGTAGCTGGATCCAATGTtctgggttgttgttgttgatgtttgtcTCTGGGAAATGCTGCGGATTTTTGGAAAAGCGGAATGTCAGGTCTTGCGGGTTGTTCAAGTGGAAATGGGTTTCCGAACAACAACCAGAGATATGGAAGCTGGGGGCAGACCTGTGGCATGCCTACCATACGCTCAACATTGAGTGCCAGGTGTGACTGCGGTCTGATGATATTTTGTCGTAAGTAAGGTCAGAACGAGGCATTCGGGTCTAGCACATCAGACAGGGTCCAGTCCCACCTCTCTGGACAGATTCTCATTCAGCCATGGGTGGGTCTTTCGTTGCAAATCTTTTAGGATTACCTGCCCGGCTCTGAATGTCAAAGTATTATCATCGATTCGGGGCTTCAGCAAGGTGTCAGGGCTACCACGCGCTTTGGGCAAGCGGGAATCTACAAAGGTGTTTTCATGCTTTAACGTCTGACTGCGATTCGTTGAGACTTCTTGACTATACTTTCCCGTGTCTCTTCTACTGGTCTTGTCCTGGAAACCTGGTCCCTCAACAATTATTGCACACTGAGATTCACATTCGTTTTCCATACGAGGAACAAAATCCTTGATTTTTCTACTTCTCATCTCGTAGCTGATTTTGTACCTCTCCAGCATCCCAGCTTCCACCGTTATGCCAGTATACTGCCCAGCCCAACGTCGACTCCGATCCACCTGCATGCCCTGTTTCGCGTCCATTTTACCGCCAGCTGAGATGCCAGGGAAACAAATGCTATCCAGCCAGAACGTCGACGTCCCTGTAGCCAATGACAGGCTGGCAGCCTGCATATTTGCAGTTGAAAGTGCAGGTTTGAGTTGGAATCCTGGTGACAACAGGAAGGAATCAGCCACAGAAGAGGCATAGGCTGCCGAAGGGATTGACGGAAATGCAGCCGTGTTGGAACAGGCGGGGCGTTGATTGCGGTGGCTTGGTTGTTGCTTGTTGAGCCTTGTTTCAACCTTTGTTCAAAGTCATCCAGCACATCTTGAAAACAGTTGAAAATGGCGGTGAAATAGGTATGGTTTGGATCACACGGGCTTGACACCTGAAGAGCCTCATTGGTTTTCTTCTGAATAAACCTTTACTGAGAAAAGAGCGTGCGTTACTCCGACACACGTTCAGCAAATTCGGATGCTTTGTCGTAATGAATACAGGGCGGCCGCTGGTGTCCTGGAAAGAGGACATCCCAGATGTGATACCACCCCCTTGTTGCATCAAGACGGCCTTGTCCTTTCTCCTTGAGGACTGCCCACTGTTGTGGTGTGACTGCTAGAAGATCAACATCTAGGGTCAGCTGACAGTTGGCGTGGCATACATGGTCAGGACTCGGAACAGTTTTTGCAACCCAGGCTGAAGTGGGCGCGTTGGAGGTGAGTTTGAACACCAGATACATTTCGAAGCTTTTTGTCTCAGCAGGCTTTGTGGGTGACGTGGCCAAAGTTTCACGGGCCTAGCCTAACAGACAGCCCGTCCATGGAAACCAATACAGTTTGATGATCAAACCGGGCTGACCGAAACGTgcctcaccaccaggccGAATCTGGAATCTAATAAACAAGGACGCAGAACAGTTGCTTCCCAAGTAAACAAGCATCAATGTTTATCCAGACACGGAAGGCTGCGGTATTACTCTCCCACGATATCCAACAttcacccctccatctcgaCATCCGGATCCACCTCTGTCCCCAAATCTCTATCCTCCagaaacctcctccccctcaattCCTCAGGCAGATACTCTTGCCTCACCTTTCCATCTTTGTAATTAGGAGGATACTTGTACTCGGCACCATACCCCAAATCCTTCATCAGCCTGGTGGGTGCGTTTCTCAAGTGCAGCGGAACCGGAAGACTGGCCACACCGGGCTCCCTGAGAGCCGAAAATGCATTGTTCAGTGCCCTATACGCTCGCGTGCTCTTGGGGGCCAAGCACAGCGCCACGGTGCAGTGTGCCAGAGGAATCCTGGCCTCTGGCATACCAATCTGTTGCGTGGCCGTGTAAGTCGCCGTGGCTAATGGCAGGAGTGAGTTGTCTGCCAGGCCGACATCTTCCGATGCAATCACCACCATTCTTCGCGCAATAAACAACGGATCCTCTCCCGACTGCAGCATCCTCGCCAGATAATACAATGCCGCATCGGAATCTGACCCTCGGACAGCCTTGTGAAAAGCAGAAATGGTATCGTAGTGCTGATCACCCGCCCGATCGTACACCAACGTCTTGGTCAGCGCAGCCTTGATGTCCTCTTTTGTCAATGgagcctcccctcccccttgcGGTCTCGTCGTCAGAGACAGGGCCAGTTCCAACAAATTCAGCGCGGTCCTGGCATCTCCATCCGCAAAGGCCGACAGGTACGTCAACAGCTCCTCATCAATCAGGGGGCTGAGCTCtatcccctcctccacaatctcgGCCTGTATTGCCCTGACCAAGATCCTCTGCAGATCCTCCCTCGTAAGCGATGCCAGTGTAAATGTCCTGCACCGACTCAACAACGCCGCCTGGACCTTGAAACTCGGGTTTTCCGTAGTGGCCCCGATCAATGTGATTGTCCCCGCTTCCACCGGCTTCAAAAACACATCCTGCTGAGACTTGCTGAACCTGTGAATCTCGTCGCAAAATATGATGGTCTTTCTCCCCGTCAAGTTAAGCTCGTTGGCTGCTTCGGCAAAGAACTTTTTGACCTCGGCGACGCCGGTGCTAGTGGCATTGAGCTCAATAAACCTGCTGCCCACTCGCCGGGCGATGCACCTTGCTATCGTCGTCTTGCCTGTCCCCGAACCTCCCCATAATATCATGGATGGCACTCTGTCTGTTTCGATCAGAGACCTCAGCACCCCGTTGGGCCCAACCAAGTCTTGCCCAAACACATCGTCGAGGGAGTCGGGCCGCATTCGCTCGGCCAAAGGGGCGGCTCGATGGGTCTTGGATCGCTTCGAGAGAGGGGCAGCACCGGGATCTCGCTCAGCCGTGCCGTTTGTCGAGAGTGTGCTCGTCTGGGCCCCTACCGGTCTGTTGTCCGCAGTTGGTGAGCTATTAGCTTCATCCCAGGTCCTCTTTTGTCCGCCCGTGTTGCCATTGTTGGTTTTTATCCCAAAACCGTTGACGGGCCGTGGTATCGAGGCGGCTGATCCATTGGTGATGGCCTGCCGTTTCGCAGCTGGGGTTGCAAAAAAGTCGGCGGCGGTTCGCTTCTTTTGCTGGGTTGATGGCGGCTGGGATTGAGTGTGGCttggtggagaagatggcCGGTCGGTGGCTTGGTCGTCGAGAAGGAAGGTCTGGCAGCCCGAGTCGATGTGGCTATTGATTTCGAGTGTCTTGACGCCCCGCTGGCAAATGGGGCAAACGACCATCCTGTCGTTCTCGAGAGGCAGAATGCAGTGACTACCTTGGTAGAAAAGAGTGGCGAATATAATCACTATACGACTGTGACAAGTTGAGTCTTGCGCTGTACTGCGATCGAGGGTTAGGCAAACAACCAAAAGAGGGCGTATAgaatggcgatggcggcgcgTCTTGGGGCAACAAGGTTTAATGAATCTGGGAGACGCGATCTGGGGGCTCAGTGCGGGACGGTCCAGAGAGGCCCCTGCAAAACGTGGTTCTGGAAGTTCCGCCGCTTTGGTTCGGCGGTGTGGGGCAGATTACCCGTTTTATGCCACGGCCGATGATGATATCTTTTTCAAAAGACACATCCGCGCAATTGATGAACGATAGTAGACAAAGAAATTAATACAGATGATGCTCTACAAGAAGTATGCACAAAAGAAACCGCTTAGGGCGTGCCTTGTCATTATGCTGTATTCCAGATGCCAATAGTCTTGAAAAGACTGTTCATGTTCCAGTTCAAATTTTAAACAGAGTCCCAGGAAAGACCAAACGCCTAGCCAAACGCCCAATCTGATGCAACGGTTTTGTACATGTCTGCCATGACTCCCGGGGTCTAATGGTGTATGTAAAAGCAAATCGGAGATCCACCCCAGGTACCCTTCCATGTCTCTTGACCACCAGCATTATACCATAAACGACTCGCCACATCCACACTGCTCCTCTGCTCGCTGTTAGCATGTGCGCTCAGGTCGACTAAAAGCGCAGGCAAAAAAGACTCACTGATGTTGGGGTTCCGGAAAACAAAACGTTGGCTAAGCTTGTCCTCTATCCAGTCCATCTCGCTCCCGATAATGCTGAAGAGTGCTTTGCTGTCAATCAACACCTTGACTCCGTCTTGTTCAACCGTCTCGTCAAAAGCCCCAGGCTTCTCCACGAACTCGAGATGATACGCCAATCCAGAGCACCCCCTGTTGCGCACACCGACCTTGATGAGCTTCGGGTCCGGCTGGTCGAGAAGCGCGCGTAGGTGGTCTACGGCGGCGGGAGTGAGCTTCATTGCCGCCTTTCGGGGAGCGCGCAACTTGGACCGCggccttggcgatggcgccgATAGCTGTGTACTTGACTTGGAC from Podospora pseudocomata strain CBS 415.72m chromosome 3, whole genome shotgun sequence includes:
- a CDS encoding hypothetical protein (EggNog:ENOG503PG5W) — encoded protein: MQLITFLSLAATATAAASSHLTKRCSPMYDPELALGYLPPAPCWQTFDPACQPQLKNPMTLIANYKMAVIHELSSSCVGEIEEELAREAAGRKNNNWTRTQGNLHLIGDGTLVISNMSDAAVARYAGLRYPGVGPSGPSGISTIAVPTATTI
- the dpp4 gene encoding Dipeptidyl peptidase 4 (COG:O; MEROPS:MER0004504; EggNog:ENOG503NUI5), which produces MQRVAALVGAAAALLGAVSAIDPPRPPHQPVGGGSKLLTYNVTTGSPGALSVSTTGITWAQTDNDGDFITLASDGSLVFENVASGNKTTFLASSKIPADYWDYSISHDQTKVLWAVDYTKQYRHSYFANYLVQDVTTGQTQQLVPGSKGDIQYATWNPASSSQIAFVQGNNLFLWDNGTISQITTNGGPDLFNAVPDWVYEEEIFGTDHALWYSPDGEYIAYLSFNETGVETFTIPYFMDNQKVAPAYPRELELRYPKVGTTNPTVAFHLLSVKDKKTTEIPVTAWAADDLIIGEVAWLTEEHDKVIYRAFNRVQDHEKLVVVDTTTKTSTLTRQRDGSDGWLDNNAAISFIGSITEQKGKGKGKAKGKGKGKGKDDEKEYYLDLSDESGWNHIYLFSVDGKDKIALTSGSWEVTGINKIDTSRGLIYYTSTERHSTERHIYSVSYITKKKTPLVDDKVSAVWSASFSTGGGYYILRYAGPNVPYQELYKIDSKTPLRVINNNDRLLNNLKEYKLPNITYHELDHPSGFKLNAMLRLPANFSPDKKYPVLLTPYGGPGAQQVNKGMQSFGWNAYIASDPELEYITFTVDNRGTGLKGRAFRSAVASNLGDLEAQDQIWAAKWLAKNPWVDASKIGIWGWSYGGYLTAKVVEIGDPIISLGIATAPVSDWRFYDTMYTERYMKTPALNAAGYNKSAVHNTDGFKKIAGGFLIQHGTGDDNVHFQNAAALADLLMGDRVSPEKLEVTWFTDSDHSIRYNSQGTFVYKQLSKKLFEEKKRTGTGGSHQWSKKGMGKKWVA
- a CDS encoding hypothetical protein (EggNog:ENOG503NWYC; COG:C), with amino-acid sequence MSSSQLLVTTAACAARRSVITQLAPAAVRTFASVANVNPTTRNHKVVVVGGGSAGLTISHQLLRKGKFSQDDIAIVDPAEWHHYQPGWTLVGGGLKNKEQLRKPLKSLIDPKLRFYNTELASFSPDSNTVTLDNGDKLTYEHLVVVPGIKVDFNSIKGLQDALSNPDSGVSSIYGYDTCDKADRTIKALKGGQAIFTQPMGVVKCAGAPQKIMWLALDHWKKSGLYDPANPSSSPIHITFATGLPVMFGVPKYSAVLEKLRKERGVEGLFAHDLVEINGNDAVFSHGENQKLTRKFDLMHVTPKMGAHAFVKSSPLANEAGFVDVDEETLRHKKWKNVWSAGDASSLPTSKTAAAITAQAPVLVKNVLRSMRGKEADEEYDGYTSCPLLTEYGKVLLAEFKYGGVPKETFGKALRIDQAVPRRAFYHLKKDFFPWVYYKYMVKGTWGGPKGWLRD
- a CDS encoding hypothetical protein (EggNog:ENOG503NYWA; COG:S), whose translation is MNTLQVQQCVENAIRCQATTRLLLTPLVISSLRLPRTQFFYHSQHRSFHRAAAGRPCCRQSQNPPRLSQCLLRKTYSSATSPAPSEPTIHPVFEQRTGTFQYLVVDSVTKDAVIIDPVLDYDKCSTTITTTAADGLLSLVREKGYRIVRILETHAHADHLTASFYLQRQLVKQQDLKPPVGIGKRIGQVQTLFGQRYGIDAKEYEGVFDKLFEDDEEFSIGTLKAKALHLPGHTPDHLGYKIGDNIFCGDSIFHTDIGTARCDFPGGSAHALYQSARKILSMPDNVKIWTGHDYPPDGLREPVPFVTVGEHRLKNKHLRDGVTEEEFVKMRKERDEHLAAPKLLHESLQVNVRAGRLPSQNDSGMRLLKVPVKVKGAGAWQ
- a CDS encoding hypothetical protein (COG:L; EggNog:ENOG503P42J) translates to MVGMPQVCPQLPYLWLLFGNPFPLEQPARPDIPLFQKSAAFPRDKHQQQQPRTLDPATRFSELEWRKGAGLVFPTEFTHPSASATPTDLFKVFRPKNGLLKYVHRTDAFTALIFIAGTCPDRRTPDPKAGWALVHARAPARPITQKSKRPFGDDGSQTSNRAELRAALATLRFEFGPNEEGFRTLVIVINSKYVVEGSTTWAETWIEKQWKTSEGEDVANRDLWEALLGEIEKAKERNMAVQFWKIPKEWNVDAHDAAMKATEQPAADSFQDQI
- the MGS1 gene encoding DNA-dependent ATPase mgs1 (EggNog:ENOG503NVNB; COG:L; BUSCO:EOG09261W2O) — its product is MVVCPICQRGVKTLEINSHIDSGCQTFLLDDQATDRPSSPPSHTQSQPPSTQQKKRTAADFFATPAAKRQAITNGSAASIPRPVNGFGIKTNNGNTGGQKRTWDEANSSPTADNRPVGAQTSTLSTNGTAERDPGAAPLSKRSKTHRAAPLAERMRPDSLDDVFGQDLVGPNGVLRSLIETDRVPSMILWGGSGTGKTTIARCIARRVGSRFIELNATSTGVAEVKKFFAEAANELNLTGRKTIIFCDEIHRFSKSQQDVFLKPVEAGTITLIGATTENPSFKVQAALLSRCRTFTLASLTREDLQRILVRAIQAEIVEEGIELSPLIDEELLTYLSAFADGDARTALNLLELALSLTTRPQGGGEAPLTKEDIKAALTKTLVYDRAGDQHYDTISAFHKAVRGSDSDAALYYLARMLQSGEDPLFIARRMVVIASEDVGLADNSLLPLATATYTATQQIGMPEARIPLAHCTVALCLAPKSTRAYRALNNAFSALREPGVASLPVPLHLRNAPTRLMKDLGYGAEYKYPPNYKDGKVRQEYLPEELRGRRFLEDRDLGTEVDPDVEMEG